GCAAAGATGTGCTGTTCCACCTGCGCACACGTTCCTCCCATGAACTGTGGCTGGTGATCGTCGACGCATCGGCCTCGACACGCCGTCATCAGGCGTTGAGCGATGCCAAGGGTTTACTTGCGCAAGTGTTCGACGATGCGTACCGCCAACGCGCGCGCCTGGCCTTGTTGACCGCCAGCGGTCAGGCGCCGAAGTGGCAGGTGCAAGGCTTGAAAGCGTCGGCGGGGTTGCGTGCCTGGCTCGATGGCCTGGGTGCGGGCGGCGGCACGCCGTTGTTGGCGGCGCTGGGTGAAGCGGGGCGTTGGCTGGCGGCACGGAAAAAACGCTTTCCGGCGGAACAGCAAAGGCTGCTGCTGGTGACCGATGGGCGATTGAAGGACTGGCCGGGGTTGCCGGTGCTGGACTGCCCGGGGTTATTGATTGATATCGAGCGCGGGCCGATTCGGTTAGGTCGGGCCAGACAGATGGCAGCAGAGTTGCAAGCGGATTATCGCCACATTGATGAGCTGGTTTCAGGCTGAGGACTGTGTTGTCTGCAAAGGCCCCATCGCGAGCAGGATTTGTTTACGCCGCAGATCCCTTGTGCGAGCGAGCCTGTACCCGATGGCATCACCCGGGTCCCGGAGAATCATGGTGAATCCGCATCGCTCCCCTATGCTCTGAGTGCATTCGATCAAAGGAGTGAATCATGCGCGCACTTGCCGTTAACCATCAGAACGATTTCCGCGTCAAAGCCTATGCCGGCACCAATGGCGTGCTGTTGGCCATGGATGTGGCCGAACCCCGCCGCAAAGGTCTTCTGGGTTTCGCCATCGAAAAGCAGCAGGGCAGCAAACCCTGGCAATTTCTCTTCAACAGCCTGACGTTCCCGGGCAAGACCCATACCTTCCCTCAATACCACGCCACCCCCAGCAATATCGCGCCTTTGCAGAAATTTCGCTGGGCCGATTACGCGGTCAATCCGGGGCTGACGATCCAATACCGTGTCTATCTGGCCTACGGCAGCGCCGATGCGCCGCAACTGGGCGAATCCCTGGAGGTGACGGTCACTTCCGATGACGGCCATCCCGGCAACCAGAGTGTCAATTTCAACCGCGCCGTGGCCGCCAGCCAGGCGTTCCAGCGCAAGTTTCCAGAGCTCGACGCGCTCCTTGGCGGCAAGGAAAGATTGCCCCTGGAATCCTGGCCCGATGCCCCGCGCCGATGGCTGGAAAACGGTCTGCTCGGGCGTTTGCTGGGGTTTATCGAGCGTGCCGTCGGCAGCGAGTGGGCACTGGATGTCGCCATCTACGAATACCAGTTACCGGTGATTGTCGAGGCGGTGAACGCGGCGCGGGAGCGCGGGGTGCACGTTCGCGTTCTGTATCACGCGCAACCGGGCGAAGACACCACCGCCTTTAACGAGGCCAGCCTGGAAAAGATCCCGGCGGCAAACAAGCGCGGGCGCGTCACCCACAGTATTTTCCATAACAAGTTCATCGTCCTGAGCCGGTTCGATGCCGCGGGGCTGCGTCAGCCTGAAGCCGTGCTCTGCGGCAGTACCAACTTCACGCCCAACGGCATTTACCGTCAGGCCAACGTGGTGCATGTGCTGGACGATGCTCGGGTCGGCGCCCGTTATCTGCAAACGTTCGAGCAGGTCTGGGGCACACCGGCGGATGTCGGTGCCGCGCGGCAGTGGATTACCGAACACAACCCGATGGACCCGAGCCAACCGTTGTTCGCCGGATTCTCCCCGCGCTCGGGTCAGGGCGACTTGCATGAGTTCGTCGACATCATCAATGCGGCGAAGAAAGACCTGCTGTTCGTCACTGCCTTTACCTTGCCCGATGCCATCCTCAACGCATTGCTCGGTAAGCCCCACGACGACATTCTGCGCTACGGCCTGCAGAACTCCGTGAGCAAGATCACCGGGTTTCATGCCGACCGTAGCGCCGAATTCACCACGGTTGCGTTGCTCAATACCGGCATTGAAGGCTGGCTCCTGGAAAGCAAGGAAGGACAGAAGGGCAACCTGCTGGTGCACACCAAAGCGATCGTCACGGATTTCACCAGCGATACGCCAACGATCATCAGCGGCAGTCATAACCTCAGTGCGGCGGCCAGCAACAGCAATGACGAGAACTACCTGATCATCCGCGGCGATACCGACCTGGCGGACCGTTATGGTCTGGAGTTGCTGCGGTTTTATGAGCATTACCGGTTTCGCTATTACGCGAAAAAACTGGCGCTAAAGCAGGTCCAGCCGTTGGCGGCGGATGACAGTTGGACGGATGATTATTATGTCGAGGGGAATTTGCGACAGTTGTCGCGACTGCGTTTTTCCGGGCAGTAATCGTTGGCCTAACGGGGCCCCATCGCGAGCAGGCTCGCTCCCACACTGGATCTCGGGCGTTCACAAAATCCTGTGGGAGCGAGCCTGCTCGCGAAGGGGGCGATGCGGTCCAGTCGCGTCAGCGGAACAGATTAGTACGCGCCAACTCAATCACCTCATCCCCACGCCCGCTCATCACCGCTTTGAGCATGTACAAACTGAACCCTTTGGCCTGTTCCAGCTTGATCGTCGGGGGCATCGCCAGTTCCTGGGTCGCCGTCACCACGTCCACCAGCACGGGCCCGTCATGCGCCAGCGCGCGGCGCAAGGCCGGTTCCAGCGCTTCGGATTCCTCGACACGAACCCCCAGGATCCCCATGGCATTGGCCATCGCCGCGAAGTCTGGATTGTGCAGGTCCGTACCGGTGTCCAGCAGCCCGCTGGATTTCATTTCCATGGCCACGAACCCGAGCGAGGCATTGTCGTAGACGATGATTTTCACCGGCAGCTTGAGTTGCGCCAGCGAAATGAAGTCCCCCATCAACATGCTGAAGCCGCCATCGCCAGACAGCGAAATTACCTGCCGCCCGGGAAATGACGCTTGCGCGCCAATGGCCTGGGGCATCGCGTTCGCCATGGAACCGTGATTGAACGAGCCGAGCAATCGGCGCTTGCCGTTCATTTTCAGATAACGCGCGGCCCAGACGGTCGGCGTACCCACGTCGGCGGTGAAGATCGCATCGTCATCGGCCAGCTCACTGAGCAGGCGAGTGAGGTACTGCGGATGAATCGGCCGACCCGGCGCCGACGGTTGAGCCAGGTCATCCAGCCCCTGACGGGCCTTCTGGTAGTGCTTGAGGGATGACTCGAGAAAGCTCCGGTCGCCACGATAAGGCAGGCGCGGCAGAAACGCGGCGAGGGTTTCACCAACATCGGCGGCGATGCCCAGATCCAGCGTGGTCCGCCGTCCGAGGGCTTGCGGGTCGTGGTCGATCTGAATGATGGTGGCGTCGGAGGGGTAGAACTGGCGATAGGGAAAGTCAGTCCCGAGCATCACCAGCGTGTCGCAGTTGAGCATCGCGTGATAACCGGAGCTGAAGCCGATCAGCCCGGTCATGCCGACGTCGAACGGATTGTCCCACTCCACATGCTCCTTGCCGCGCAACGCATGCACCACTGGCGCGCCGAGGGCGTCGGCTAATGCCACCACCTGATCGTGGGCACCCGCGCACCCGGCGCCGCACATCAGCGTCACGGCGTTGCTTTGACTCAGCAATTCGACCAGCCGATCCAGGTCGTGAGACGCGGGCAGGGTGCGAGGTTTGGACAGCGCCGGCCAGGGTTTGAGGTTGTCTTCGACCTCCTGCAGCGCGACGTCGCCGGGAATCACCACCACCGCGACACCGCGATTGAGGATGGCACTGCGCATCGCCCGATGCAGCACCTGGGGCATCTGCGCCGGGCTGCTCACCAGCTCGACGAAGTGGCTGCATTCCTTGAACAGTTCCTGCGGGTGGGTTTCCTGAAAGTAATTCAGGCCTACTTCCGAAGAGGGAATCTGCGCCGCGATGGCCAACACCGGCACATGGTTTTTATGGCAATCGAACAGCCCGTTGATCAAGTGCAGATTGCCCGGCCCACAACTCCCGGCGCAGACCGCCAGTTCCCCGGTAACCGCCGCATCGGCGCCGGCGGCGAACGCTGCAACTTCCTCGTGACGCACGTGCATCCACTCGATGCTGTCCATGGTGCGCAGGGCTTCGGTCAGG
This region of Pseudomonas mandelii genomic DNA includes:
- a CDS encoding phospholipase D-like domain-containing protein gives rise to the protein MRALAVNHQNDFRVKAYAGTNGVLLAMDVAEPRRKGLLGFAIEKQQGSKPWQFLFNSLTFPGKTHTFPQYHATPSNIAPLQKFRWADYAVNPGLTIQYRVYLAYGSADAPQLGESLEVTVTSDDGHPGNQSVNFNRAVAASQAFQRKFPELDALLGGKERLPLESWPDAPRRWLENGLLGRLLGFIERAVGSEWALDVAIYEYQLPVIVEAVNAARERGVHVRVLYHAQPGEDTTAFNEASLEKIPAANKRGRVTHSIFHNKFIVLSRFDAAGLRQPEAVLCGSTNFTPNGIYRQANVVHVLDDARVGARYLQTFEQVWGTPADVGAARQWITEHNPMDPSQPLFAGFSPRSGQGDLHEFVDIINAAKKDLLFVTAFTLPDAILNALLGKPHDDILRYGLQNSVSKITGFHADRSAEFTTVALLNTGIEGWLLESKEGQKGNLLVHTKAIVTDFTSDTPTIISGSHNLSAAASNSNDENYLIIRGDTDLADRYGLELLRFYEHYRFRYYAKKLALKQVQPLAADDSWTDDYYVEGNLRQLSRLRFSGQ
- a CDS encoding vWA domain-containing protein, yielding MDNGKQGKRHAARSGSINWPGTLLNGRPRQRKDVLFHLRTRSSHELWLVIVDASASTRRHQALSDAKGLLAQVFDDAYRQRARLALLTASGQAPKWQVQGLKASAGLRAWLDGLGAGGGTPLLAALGEAGRWLAARKKRFPAEQQRLLLVTDGRLKDWPGLPVLDCPGLLIDIERGPIRLGRARQMAAELQADYRHIDELVSG